The proteins below are encoded in one region of Candidatus Polarisedimenticolia bacterium:
- the fbp gene encoding fructose-1,6-bisphosphate aldolase/phosphatase codes for MKITLSIIKADVGSIGGHIKPSQTMIRRVREVIASEGKGLLVDSFVCHTGDDISILSTHTQGVDSPKVHKLCWDAFKAATEVAKQEGLYGAGQDLLKDAFSGNVRGLGPASAEMEFVEREAEPFLLFMADKTEPGAYNLPLYLAFCDPMFAPGLILSPKIKKGFRFTIMDVNHTEGDRVVELDTPENIYDVAALLRDNHRFVVESIRTRSTGEVAAVVSTSRLHNISGKYSGKDDPVMLVRVQSQFPATGEMLAPFRLAHYVSGFSRGSHHGPLMPVTINSPISFFDGPPIVSCVAFSMKDGRFAEPADAFDHPFWDRVRDNASRKAIEIREQGFFGPAMVGYEELEYGGIVDTLKELDAKFKVRQETRVKS; via the coding sequence ATGAAGATCACGCTGTCCATCATCAAGGCCGATGTCGGCAGCATCGGTGGTCACATCAAACCCAGCCAGACGATGATCCGGCGCGTGCGTGAAGTCATCGCTTCCGAAGGCAAGGGTCTCCTGGTGGACTCCTTCGTCTGCCACACCGGCGACGACATTTCCATCCTGTCGACCCACACCCAGGGAGTCGACAGCCCCAAGGTCCACAAGCTGTGCTGGGACGCCTTCAAGGCCGCCACGGAGGTCGCGAAGCAGGAGGGACTCTACGGCGCCGGCCAGGATTTGCTCAAGGACGCCTTCTCCGGGAACGTGCGCGGCCTCGGCCCGGCGTCGGCCGAGATGGAGTTCGTCGAGAGGGAGGCCGAACCGTTCCTGCTCTTCATGGCCGACAAGACCGAGCCCGGCGCCTACAATCTGCCGCTTTACCTGGCCTTCTGTGACCCGATGTTCGCCCCGGGCCTGATCCTGAGCCCGAAGATCAAGAAGGGGTTCCGTTTCACGATCATGGACGTGAACCACACCGAGGGAGACCGGGTCGTCGAGCTCGACACGCCCGAGAACATCTACGACGTCGCGGCGCTGCTGCGCGACAATCACCGATTCGTGGTCGAGTCGATCCGCACGCGCTCGACGGGCGAGGTGGCGGCCGTCGTCTCCACGTCCCGTCTTCACAACATCTCGGGCAAGTACTCCGGGAAGGACGACCCGGTGATGCTGGTCCGGGTCCAGAGCCAGTTCCCGGCCACGGGCGAGATGCTGGCGCCGTTCCGGCTGGCACACTACGTCTCCGGCTTCAGCCGCGGAAGCCACCACGGCCCGCTGATGCCGGTGACGATCAACTCGCCCATCTCCTTCTTCGACGGGCCGCCGATCGTGTCGTGCGTCGCGTTCTCGATGAAGGACGGCCGGTTCGCCGAGCCGGCCGACGCCTTCGACCATCCCTTCTGGGACAGGGTCCGGGACAACGCCTCGCGCAAGGCGATCGAGATTCGCGAGCAGGGGTTCTTCGGACCGGCCATGGTCGGCTATGAGGAGCTCGAGTACGGCGGAATCGTCGACACGCTCAAGGAGCTGGACGCGAAGTTCAAGGTCCGGCAGGAGACCCGCGTCAAGTCCTGA